In Phoenix dactylifera cultivar Barhee BC4 chromosome 1, palm_55x_up_171113_PBpolish2nd_filt_p, whole genome shotgun sequence, the genomic stretch TAGGTTACAAAAATACCAGGGAAATCCAACATGGGTTAGAAAGTAAGACAAAGCCAACCACCATGGTCCAAGGCTGGTTCAAATTTCAAGCCTATTCAGGACTCATTTGGTTTtccgagaaggaagaagaaaagtagggttaataaaaaatagaaaaatacctCATATTTAAttggagtttttaaagaagCAAGATGTGAAATTAGCTTTTTCATAGAAATAAGCATATTTCAGCATTCATTTGGTTCTCTAGAAAAGAAATGAGAAAAGTAGAgtcaatagaaaaataaaaaaatatttcatatttgGTTGAAATTTGTAAAGAAGAGAGATAAAAAAAGTAGTTTTTccatataaataaaatttatatattttatggaaaaaaaaatctatataggATATGGAGTAGTTCAACTTCCACCGGATAGAAATTggtaaattttttttccaaaaatatacTTCAACTTTTAGATGGAACGTgacgaaatatttttttattaagagtataataaatattttacatatatatatatatacatacatacatacatatatatatatacatacatacatatatatatatatatatacatacatacatatatatatatatatatacatacatacatatatatatatatacatacatacatacatatatatatacatacatacatacatatatatctatatacatacatacatacatatatatacatacatacatacatacatacatatatatacatacatacatacatacatatatatatatacatacatacatacatatatatatatatatatatatatatatatatatatatatatatatatatatatatatatatatatatatatatatatatatatatatatatatatatgctcatCTAAATACCAATTATTCTaaaatatactttttttttataattaatcaaatatataaaactatttttctcCAATAAGAGAAAATTTCTTCGTGTGAACCAAATATTGATGTCCAATAACCGTTTGGGCCCAGCTTAATTAAGTCGGACGCGGCCGCGGACGCGGACGCGGACTCGGTCTCCCGAAAGCCAAGATGGCGTGGGATGCGCGGTAGAAATATCTACAGGTCTATTCCTTCGTCCCGTCTCCTTTCCTTTATCCGCTTCTTCTAATTCGGTCCTTCTCGCCTTTCTTCGAGCATTAACCCTAACCCTCGCCCTTCACGTCGACCTCCCTCGCTCGATCGCTCGCCGGAACGCTAACCCTAGGGATCAATCTCTCCTTTCTTCGGTCCGtcgatctctctctcttttgccgaaaaccctaaccctaggtgCGGATCGGGTCGAGTGATCGATGGGGAGCTCGGGGAAGTTGATGAACCAGATCATGGAGCTCAAATTCACGTCAAAGAGTCTCCAGCGGCAGGCGCGCAAGTGcgagaaggaagagaaggcgGAGAAGCTTAAAGTGAAGAAGGCGATCGAGAAGGGCAACATGGACGGCGCCCGCATCTACGCCGAGAACTCCATCCGCAAGCGCAACGAGCAGATGAACTACCTCCGCCTCGCCTCCCGTCTCGACGCCGTCGTCGCCCGACTCGACACACAGGCCAAGATGCAGACCATCGGCAAGTCCATGGCCTCCATCGTCAAGGCGCTCGACTCCTCGCTCGCCACCGGCAACCTCCAGAAGATGTCCGAGACCATGGACCAGTTCGAGCGCCAGTTCGTCAACATGGAGGTCCAGGCCGAGTTCATGGAGGGCTCCATGGCCGGATCCACCTCCCTCTCCACCCCCGAGGGCGAGGTCAACAGCCTCATGCAGCAGGTCGCTGACGACTACGGCCTCGAAGTCTCCGTCGGCCTCCCCCAGGCCGCCGCCCACGCCATCCCTgccaaggagaaggagaaggttgaCGAGGACGACCTCTCCCGCCGCCTCGCCGAGCTTAAGGCCAGGGGCTAGCTGTTTGGCTAGCTTCATTGGATTGATTTTAGTAGGGTAagatctctcttcttcttctttatgaaaaggagaaaaagagaatCTTTTGACATGTCATATAATTATATGGGTGCTTGTGTTGCCTTCTCCTTGGTATGCATGCTTTGGATGCTCTCCATTGttaaagctttgaattttaggcatggatgtggaacgAGGGACCAAATGCCTGTATAAATCTTAGCTATTATATGGACTTGATACGGATCTGTGGTGTTAGTATTTATATTTCTCCCCACTTCCATGCTTTCCTTCTAGACTTTGTTATGTGCATAGTTATTGCCGATTTCAATGTTTGAGAACATCAAGCTCAAGTTTGTGGCAGGAAATTATTATACATGAGCgggtattttctttcttttttttgttaataaattTATGGGTTGGTCCAGTATATTTATCTCTTGAACTGGTTTAGACTGCAGGAGAAAGCATTGATTTCAACTTGCATATAATGTGGTTGCAAAGGAGAAGtcaattttaaatctttttagTCAATTAGTCCCAATGAGATCTTTGCTTTGGAATATTGCTTTTACAATTAGAGTAACCAGTTAATTGTTGTTCTTCCATTTACTTTCTTGGCAAAAGGAGATATTTTTTGAAAGGAATCACTTTGATATGTAATTTTGCGAAAGCCTTGGTCAGTTATCATTCTCAATAAGCGTTTATAATCTGCCTTTTATGATTCTATTAGAATTTCACATTTCCTTTGAACATTCTTGCATGACCTCTCTTTATTGCCTGAGTGTATTAGAACAATAGTGTTAGATATCAAGGTTCAATGAAAGAGTATATCAATGTTATGCCTTTGATTGTATTAGAACAATAATGTGTTCATCTTGAGTTTGTAGCTGTTGTTTGCTGGATTGATACTAGCTCCAAGGAATAGGAAAAGCttgcataatttttaaaaaattcaaccTTATATTACATTTTCCCCCATCTCTTAGAGTAAAACCTATTCTTGCACTTCTGCTATATTTTACCTTTTATAAATTCTTCTCGAGCAATTTGAACTTAACGGAAATTTGGTGTCTGGGTTTAACATTAAGTTCTTGAACTACATGAGGTTCTAAACTCTCCACATGTTCTCTTATGCACTTTTCTAGGATATGGCAATATAACCAACATTCTGCAGACATCAAAGCTGTATAGCTCATGTTTAAAGGAAATTTTTTGAATGGATAATCT encodes the following:
- the LOC103719536 gene encoding ESCRT-related protein CHMP1B → MGSSGKLMNQIMELKFTSKSLQRQARKCEKEEKAEKLKVKKAIEKGNMDGARIYAENSIRKRNEQMNYLRLASRLDAVVARLDTQAKMQTIGKSMASIVKALDSSLATGNLQKMSETMDQFERQFVNMEVQAEFMEGSMAGSTSLSTPEGEVNSLMQQVADDYGLEVSVGLPQAAAHAIPAKEKEKVDEDDLSRRLAELKARG